One region of Juglans regia cultivar Chandler chromosome 4, Walnut 2.0, whole genome shotgun sequence genomic DNA includes:
- the LOC118348200 gene encoding probable leucine-rich repeat receptor-like protein kinase At5g63930 yields the protein MADQTTCFLILRFLALLLMSSLSTDAKILNITTDQFALLALKAHISYDPYHILTTNWSSSTSVCNWVGVTCGSRHHRVTALNLSNNGLVGTIPPHIGNLSFLVNLSISNNNFHGSLPNELSHLYRLELLHFRHNEFSGEIPSSLFNSTSSLQQIVLQDNQLWGSIPSSIFKMSTLKLISLAENKFSGPMPSIFFNMSSLQHIDLSNNTRSGTLPPEVGNLTMLIQLYLANNHFEGSLPPSLFKCKQLQYLSLWSNNFKGKLSPEIGNLTKLTFLSLPYNNCEGAIPSEIGNLHNLENFDLGINNFVGTIPLDIFNISTLQYFGLFGNHLLDTLPSVNQLEGSIPISFGGLVSLEVLDLVGNNLSREIPKSLEVLRYLKYLNVSYNKLRGEIPTKGLFVNFPAESFMSNDALCGVIRLNVPPCKEASLGPKKRLNIMIDVAAALEYLHLGYSTPIVYCDLKPSVVLLDGDKVGHVADFGIAKLLSDGISLTQTMTMATIGYMAPEYGYEGIVSTRGDVYSYGILLMETFTKKKPIADMFTGEMNLKRLVNESFSLSILEVIDANLLSNENDYVAMETCLSATMGLALHCCADFPKQRIDIKNVLVRLNKIKLKYLHDHGGR from the exons ATGGCCGACCAAACTACTTGTTTCCTCATCCTCCGTTTTCTGGCACTGCTTCTCATGTCTAGTTTAAGTACTGATGCTAAAATTCTCAACATTACCACAGATCAATTTGCTCTTCTTGCCTTGAAAGCTCATATTTCTTATGACCCTTACCATATTCTGACAACAAATTGGTCCTCCAGTACTTCAGTTTGCAATTGGGTCGGTGTCACCTGTGGTTCCAGACATCATCGGGTTACAGCCTTGAACCTTTCTAACAATGGTCTTGTAGGAACCATTCCTCCGCACATAGGAAACCTTTCATTTCTTGTCAACCTAAGCATCTCGAACAATAATTTTCATGGCTCACTGCCAAACGAATTGTCTCATCTTTATCGCTTGGAACTCTTGCATTTCAGACACAATGAATTCAGTGGAGAAATCCCATCATCTCTATTTAACAGTACATCTTCATTGCAACAAATTGTACTTCAAGATAATCAGCTTTGGGGCTCCATACCATCCTCTATCTTCAAGATGTCAACCTTGAAACTAATTTCTCTCGCAGAAAACAAGTTTTCAGGTCCAATGCCCTCCATTTTCTTCAACATGTCTTCACTGCAACACATTGATCTCAGCAATAATACACGATCAGGTACACTACCACCGGAAGTAGGGAACTTAACCATGCTTATCCAGTTATACCTTGCCAATAACCATTtcgaag GTAGTCTCCCACCCTCTTTGTTCAAGTGCAAACAGCTGCAATATTTAAGCTTGTGGTCTAATAATTTCAAAGGAAAACTATCACCCGAAATAGGGAACTTAACCAAGCTCACATTTTTAAGTCTACCCTACAACAACTGCGAAG GTGCAATACCAAGTGAAATTGGTAATTTGCATAACCTGGAGAATTTCGATTTGGGAATTAACAATTTTGTTGGCACAATTCCACTGGATATATTCAATATCTCAACATTACAATACTTCGGCCTATTTGGAAATCACCTCTTAGACACTCTTCCATCAG TCAATCAATTAGAGGGCTCCATTCCTATATCTTTTGGTGGATTAGTAAGCTTGGAGGTATTAGATCTTGTTGGTAACAACTTATCTAGAGAGATACCCAAGTCCTTAGAAGTTCTACGGTACCTCAAATATCTAAATGTCTCCTACAATAAACTACGAGGAGAAATTCCAACAAAAGGACTATTTGTTAACTTCCCAGCTGAATCATTCATGTCAAATGATGCACTTTGTGGTGTGATTAGACTGAATGTTCCTCCATGCAAAGAAGCTTCTCTTGGACCAAAAAAG AGGCTTAATATAATGATTGATGTGGCAGCGGCACTTGAATACCTTCATCTTGGTTATTCAACACCTATTGTTTATTGTGATTTGAAGCCGAGCGTTGTCTTATTAGATGGAGATAAGGTTGGACATGTTGCTGATTTTGGCATCGCCAAACTCCTAAGTGATGGAATTTCTCTCACGCAAACAATGACCATGGCTACAATTGGGTATATGGCACCAG AGTATGGATATGAAGGAATTGTTTCTACAAGAGGTGATGTGTATAGTTATGGAATCTTATTGATGGaaactttcacaaaaaagaAGCCCATTGCTGATATGTTTACCGGCGAAATGAACTTAAAGCGTTTAGTAAATGAATCATTTTCGCTTTCGATACTTGAAGTTATTGATGCCAATTTGCTGAGCAATGAAAATGACTATGTTGCTATGGAGACCTGCTTATCAGCAACTATGGGTTTGGCTTTGCATTGTTGTGCAGATTTTCCTAAACAGAGGATcgatataaaaaatgttttagtaAGACTTAACAAGATCAAATTAAAGTATCTACATGATCATGGAGGAAGGTAA